From Spirosoma aerolatum, one genomic window encodes:
- a CDS encoding YifB family Mg chelatase-like AAA ATPase yields MLAKTFGAAVYGVNASLITIEVVVAQGLHFHLVGLPDSAVKESEQRVEASLKFFGYRMPRQKVVVNLAPADIRKEGSAYDLPIALCVLQASEQITVQRSLEEYVIMGELALDGSLRPIKGVLPIAIEARKRGYKGFVLPVENAQEAAIVNNLDVIGVSTMQDAVEFFDGKKDIAPLVSDTRDLFMTQANAYDVDFSHVQGQENIKRALEIAAAGGHNVIMIGPPGAGKTMLAKRLPTILPPLTLQEALETTKIHSVAGKLGAKANLIATRPYRAPHHTISDAALVGGGSFPQPGEISLAHNGVLFLDELPEFKRSALEVMRQPLEDRKVSISRAKWAVEFPASFMLIASMNPCPCGYYNHPDKECVCAPGVVQKYLAKISGPLLDRIDLHVEVTPVSFDQMTANRPAESSEVIRERVIRARALQTTRFEQNTGIYSNAMMPSQMVKEVCLISDAGRILLKTAMERLGLSARAYDRILKVSRTIADLAGSEEIKIEHLAEAIQYRSLDRESWAG; encoded by the coding sequence ATGTTAGCCAAAACGTTTGGAGCGGCTGTTTATGGCGTCAATGCCAGCCTGATTACGATTGAAGTTGTTGTTGCCCAGGGATTGCATTTTCATTTAGTGGGCCTGCCCGATAGTGCCGTTAAAGAAAGTGAGCAGCGCGTGGAAGCGTCGCTGAAGTTTTTTGGCTATCGAATGCCCCGGCAGAAAGTGGTTGTCAACCTGGCACCAGCCGATATTCGGAAAGAGGGGTCAGCCTACGATTTGCCAATAGCGCTTTGCGTGTTACAGGCATCGGAACAGATAACCGTTCAGCGTAGCCTGGAAGAATACGTCATTATGGGCGAACTAGCTCTCGACGGTTCGCTGCGGCCCATTAAAGGCGTATTACCCATTGCGATCGAAGCCCGAAAACGGGGTTATAAAGGCTTTGTTTTACCCGTGGAGAATGCTCAGGAAGCCGCTATTGTCAATAATCTGGATGTCATTGGCGTGTCGACTATGCAGGATGCTGTTGAATTTTTTGACGGCAAAAAAGACATTGCCCCTTTAGTAAGCGACACCCGCGATCTGTTTATGACTCAGGCAAATGCTTATGACGTAGATTTTTCGCATGTACAGGGTCAGGAGAATATCAAACGGGCGCTCGAAATTGCGGCTGCTGGTGGGCATAACGTCATTATGATTGGTCCTCCCGGAGCCGGTAAAACCATGCTGGCGAAGCGTTTGCCAACCATACTCCCACCGCTTACGTTGCAGGAAGCTCTGGAAACAACCAAGATTCATTCGGTGGCTGGTAAGCTGGGGGCAAAGGCGAATCTGATTGCAACCCGACCTTACCGTGCTCCACACCACACAATCTCTGATGCCGCATTGGTAGGCGGTGGTAGTTTTCCGCAGCCCGGTGAGATTTCACTAGCGCACAATGGAGTCCTGTTTCTGGATGAGTTGCCCGAATTTAAACGGTCGGCGCTGGAAGTGATGCGGCAGCCGCTCGAAGATCGGAAAGTAAGCATTTCACGGGCTAAATGGGCGGTAGAGTTTCCGGCTAGTTTTATGCTCATTGCCAGTATGAATCCCTGCCCCTGCGGGTATTACAATCATCCAGATAAAGAGTGTGTTTGTGCACCGGGCGTGGTCCAGAAGTACCTGGCTAAAATCAGTGGTCCGTTACTCGACCGGATCGACCTGCACGTTGAAGTGACGCCTGTTTCGTTCGATCAGATGACCGCCAATCGACCTGCCGAGTCCAGCGAAGTGATTCGGGAACGGGTCATTCGGGCGCGGGCGCTTCAAACGACTCGTTTCGAGCAAAATACGGGTATTTATTCCAATGCCATGATGCCTTCGCAGATGGTTAAGGAAGTGTGTTTGATCAGCGATGCCGGGCGGATATTACTCAAAACCGCTATGGAACGATTGGGACTGTCGGCCCGGGCCTACGATCGTATCCTGAAGGTGTCACGCACCATTGCCGATCTGGCGGGTAGTGAGGAAATCAAAATCGAACATTTGGCCGAAGCTATCCAGTACCGCAGCCTTGACCGCGAGAGTTGGGCTGGATAA
- a CDS encoding ParB/RepB/Spo0J family partition protein: protein MDNTKAPNKKMIGLGRGLGALLHDTEAVNRQSKPSPYESISTMTEISLSLIETNPFQPRTRFDEEALQELADSIRTQGIIQPITVRQLGKERYQLIAGERRLQASKIAGLTHIPAYIRTANDQQMLEMALIENIQRENLNAIEIALSYQRLITECSLKQEELGERVGKNRTTVNNYIRLLKLPPVIQASLRDNRISMGHARAIINIENPETQIRLFTKAVDEEWSVRKVEEAVRNLSDGIEETTKNRRITLPKQEIRSLQFKLSSLFGTRVSIKADEKHKGEIKIPFTSQEELAKILEVLNSQS, encoded by the coding sequence ATGGATAACACCAAAGCACCGAATAAGAAGATGATAGGATTGGGCCGTGGCTTAGGTGCCTTGCTGCACGATACCGAAGCGGTCAACCGACAGTCGAAACCGTCTCCGTACGAATCCATCAGTACGATGACTGAAATCAGTCTGTCGCTGATTGAAACGAACCCCTTTCAACCTCGTACCCGATTCGATGAAGAAGCTCTCCAGGAACTTGCCGATTCGATTCGGACACAAGGTATCATACAACCGATTACTGTTCGGCAACTAGGCAAAGAGCGCTATCAGCTCATTGCTGGTGAACGCCGTTTGCAGGCCTCCAAAATAGCCGGTCTTACGCATATACCTGCGTATATCCGCACAGCCAATGACCAGCAAATGCTGGAGATGGCGCTAATCGAAAACATTCAGCGTGAAAACCTCAACGCCATCGAAATTGCCCTTAGCTATCAGCGACTCATTACCGAATGCAGTCTGAAGCAGGAAGAGCTAGGCGAACGGGTAGGCAAAAACCGGACAACCGTCAATAACTACATCCGTCTGCTGAAGCTTCCGCCCGTGATACAGGCGTCTCTTCGCGACAATAGAATTTCGATGGGCCACGCACGGGCCATTATCAACATCGAAAATCCTGAAACACAAATTCGACTTTTTACGAAAGCCGTTGACGAAGAATGGTCGGTGCGAAAAGTGGAAGAAGCCGTTCGGAATTTATCCGATGGAATCGAAGAAACCACTAAAAATCGGCGGATAACGCTACCCAAGCAGGAAATCCGCAGCCTTCAGTTCAAGCTATCCTCCCTGTTCGGTACCCGCGTATCGATCAAAGCCGACGAGAAGCATAAGGGCGAAATCAAAATTCCGTTCACCTCGCAGGAGGAGTTGGCCAAAATCCTGGAAGTACTGAATTCTCAGAGTTGA
- a CDS encoding MBL fold metallo-hydrolase: MSLFITSLNSGSNGNCYYVGNEQEAVLIDAGISCRQTETRMQQLGLSLRTVKAIFVSHEHSDHIIGIPQLARKYQLPVFITPHTLRHARLPEKLFPIRPLRAYEPIQIGDLSITAFPKLHDASDPHSFLVSFQGTNVGVFTDIGEPCEHVIHHFRQCHAAFLEANYDDDMLEKGRYPYHLKRRIRSEKGHLSNQQALDLFLAHKPSYMSHVLLSHLSKDNNSPQLTRDLFTPHLNGTELIVASRSEATPIFRIKAEVENSVSV, translated from the coding sequence ATGTCTTTATTTATTACCTCGCTGAATTCGGGGAGCAATGGAAACTGTTATTATGTTGGCAATGAGCAGGAAGCCGTCCTGATCGACGCCGGTATCTCGTGCCGACAAACCGAAACCCGTATGCAGCAACTGGGTTTGTCGCTTCGAACGGTCAAAGCCATTTTTGTATCGCACGAGCATTCCGACCACATTATCGGCATTCCGCAACTGGCCCGAAAATACCAGCTCCCGGTTTTTATTACGCCCCACACGCTACGTCACGCCCGGCTACCCGAAAAACTGTTTCCCATTCGCCCTCTACGGGCTTATGAACCGATACAAATTGGCGACCTGAGCATTACCGCATTCCCGAAATTGCATGATGCCAGCGATCCGCATAGTTTTCTCGTCAGTTTTCAGGGTACCAACGTTGGTGTTTTTACCGACATCGGGGAGCCGTGCGAGCACGTTATTCATCATTTCCGGCAATGCCATGCCGCCTTTCTGGAGGCCAACTACGACGACGATATGCTGGAAAAAGGCCGGTATCCCTACCACCTGAAACGTCGGATTCGGAGCGAAAAGGGGCACTTATCTAACCAGCAGGCATTAGACCTTTTCCTGGCGCATAAGCCATCGTACATGAGTCACGTGCTTCTATCGCACCTCTCAAAAGATAACAACTCCCCACAACTGACCCGCGACCTGTTTACTCCGCACCTCAACGGCACCGAGCTGATTGTAGCCTCGCGTTCCGAAGCGACACCGATTTTCAGGATTAAAGCGGAGGTAGAAAACTCAGTAAGCGTTTAA
- a CDS encoding alkaline phosphatase family protein — translation MNTYFTSILYGLATLFIVTLLQGCRHSLNPSSGYGPSAYKTATDDSTLYNLKSPFLMPYNRIIDAAGQSVSFGDASQENHSLDAVLLPDGKTLAVEDRYGVAFFDANAHQLISRWEYAKASNLRGSMSSFSGIKAIVHHDSTYIFWGAGGRGKPNSYVVQAVWDGSRARLVRTFPFEPLAPATIALPNEVAVREESGELYLYTVLNGNNQLVKIRVRDQHTIWTAPTGVAPYGLTLLGQKAYVTNWAGPVPDPTNGFETAGVPWGSAYVDPKTGAMARGTVSVIELQQGKPETELSVGLHPNAIISSPDGRFLYVANGNSDHVSVIDAQKQQVTDSIFVGLFNRGNGYIGSTPNALAIDPQGTTLYVANGMDNAVCVVALGKTASTNGKDNHQIKGYIPTQAYPSGLVLNNGEIYVTNLEAIGPRIANPVDQGGKPTKKELSAFNSHKQLASISFIPLPTESQLDVYTDKVKQQSLQFRLSLTEQAPRPNVAPRPVPERIGEPSVFKHVLYIIKENRTYDQVLGDMPEGKGMPDLCIFGDSVTPNQHRIARDYLLMDNYHVSGKSSAEGHHWASAAMVTDYTEKNVRAWFRSYPHVLYDALVYDKKGLIWNNALDHGKTVRLYGEACTCHFDSKQYNWKNLYQMRQESKPFSYTNTTTISRIRPYLSMDFPGCDDENISDQMRADAFIKELKEIEANPNADLPNLMVMSLPNDHTSGLNPAFPVPRAMVADNDLAVGRIVDAITHSRFAASTVIFITEDDSQAGWDHVSAYRTTGYIVSQYSRLKKTVHTNYNQTSMVRTMEQILGLPPMNVIDATALPMFDCFTDQPDRSFAYKVLPNRVNLAEMNPSPTGLKGPALRFANQSIKHGFYQIDRGHDDLLNRILWFAAKGKKRYPAELAGAEEEDDDD, via the coding sequence ATGAATACCTATTTTACATCAATTCTCTACGGGCTGGCTACCCTGTTTATTGTTACGCTTCTGCAAGGATGCCGTCATTCGTTGAATCCGTCGTCTGGCTACGGACCATCCGCTTACAAAACCGCAACGGATGATAGTACGCTCTACAATCTGAAGTCGCCTTTCCTGATGCCCTATAACCGGATTATCGATGCGGCCGGGCAGTCGGTTAGTTTTGGGGATGCGAGCCAGGAAAATCATAGCCTGGATGCTGTATTGCTTCCCGATGGCAAAACGTTAGCGGTCGAAGATCGGTATGGCGTGGCTTTTTTTGATGCTAACGCCCATCAGCTTATTTCGCGCTGGGAGTATGCCAAAGCCTCGAACCTGCGCGGGAGTATGAGTTCGTTTTCGGGTATAAAAGCCATCGTTCACCACGATTCGACCTATATTTTCTGGGGTGCCGGTGGACGCGGCAAGCCCAATTCGTATGTGGTGCAGGCTGTTTGGGATGGCTCTCGCGCCCGGTTGGTTCGGACGTTTCCGTTTGAGCCGCTGGCTCCAGCTACCATTGCTCTACCGAATGAAGTGGCTGTGCGGGAAGAGTCGGGCGAGTTATATCTATATACGGTGCTTAACGGGAATAATCAGCTCGTAAAAATCCGGGTTAGGGATCAGCACACCATTTGGACGGCTCCTACTGGTGTTGCCCCCTATGGGCTGACATTGCTCGGGCAGAAAGCCTACGTAACTAACTGGGCCGGGCCTGTGCCTGACCCTACCAATGGTTTTGAAACGGCGGGTGTTCCCTGGGGGAGTGCCTACGTTGATCCAAAAACGGGAGCGATGGCACGGGGTACGGTTTCGGTTATTGAGCTTCAGCAGGGTAAACCCGAAACGGAGTTGTCGGTCGGTCTGCACCCCAACGCCATCATTAGCAGCCCCGATGGACGATTTTTGTACGTGGCCAATGGCAATAGCGATCATGTGTCGGTCATTGATGCCCAGAAACAACAGGTGACCGACTCCATTTTTGTCGGATTATTCAACCGGGGTAATGGCTACATCGGCAGCACGCCCAATGCACTGGCTATCGATCCGCAGGGAACGACGCTGTATGTGGCCAATGGTATGGATAACGCCGTCTGTGTGGTTGCGCTGGGGAAGACTGCCTCAACAAACGGTAAAGATAACCATCAGATTAAAGGGTATATTCCGACGCAGGCGTATCCATCCGGGCTGGTGCTCAACAACGGCGAAATCTACGTAACGAATCTGGAAGCGATTGGCCCCCGAATTGCGAATCCCGTCGATCAGGGTGGAAAGCCGACCAAAAAGGAACTGAGCGCCTTTAACTCGCACAAGCAACTGGCTTCCATCTCGTTCATTCCGCTGCCAACGGAGAGTCAGCTAGACGTCTACACAGATAAAGTCAAACAGCAGAGTCTTCAGTTTCGGCTTTCGCTGACCGAACAGGCTCCCCGGCCTAATGTGGCCCCTCGGCCCGTTCCTGAGCGAATTGGTGAGCCATCGGTTTTTAAGCATGTACTCTACATCATTAAAGAAAACCGGACGTATGACCAGGTACTGGGCGACATGCCGGAGGGAAAAGGAATGCCTGATCTCTGTATTTTCGGTGATAGCGTAACGCCCAACCAGCACCGGATTGCCCGTGACTATCTGCTCATGGATAATTACCACGTATCGGGCAAATCGTCGGCGGAGGGCCACCATTGGGCCAGTGCTGCTATGGTGACCGATTATACCGAGAAGAACGTCCGGGCTTGGTTCCGAAGCTATCCCCACGTCTTATACGATGCATTAGTGTATGACAAAAAAGGGCTGATCTGGAATAATGCGCTTGATCACGGCAAAACCGTTCGGCTCTATGGGGAAGCCTGTACCTGCCATTTCGATAGCAAGCAGTATAACTGGAAAAATCTCTACCAGATGCGTCAGGAGAGCAAGCCATTCTCCTATACGAATACCACGACCATTTCGCGCATCCGGCCCTATTTGTCGATGGACTTTCCAGGTTGCGACGATGAGAATATCAGTGACCAGATGCGGGCTGATGCGTTTATCAAGGAACTGAAGGAAATTGAAGCGAACCCCAATGCCGATCTGCCGAACCTGATGGTGATGTCGCTGCCCAACGACCATACGTCGGGCTTGAACCCTGCGTTTCCGGTGCCCAGGGCCATGGTAGCTGATAACGATCTGGCGGTGGGCCGGATTGTCGACGCCATTACGCACAGCCGCTTTGCCGCATCGACGGTCATTTTCATTACGGAAGATGATTCTCAGGCGGGTTGGGACCACGTATCGGCTTACCGAACAACAGGCTATATCGTCAGTCAGTATTCCCGCCTGAAGAAAACCGTTCATACGAATTACAACCAGACATCGATGGTCAGAACGATGGAGCAGATTCTGGGATTGCCGCCCATGAATGTGATCGACGCAACGGCCCTGCCTATGTTCGACTGTTTTACTGACCAGCCCGATCGATCATTTGCGTACAAGGTTCTGCCTAACCGGGTCAATCTGGCCGAAATGAACCCATCACCAACCGGGTTGAAAGGACCAGCACTTCGGTTTGCCAACCAGTCCATCAAGCATGGGTTTTACCAGATTGACCGTGGACACGATGACCTGCTGAACCGAATTTTATGGTTTGCGGCCAAGGGTAAAAAACGGTATCCCGCCGAACTGGCAGGAGCCGAGGAGGAAGATGACGACGATTAG
- a CDS encoding ParA family protein encodes MGKVIAIANQKGGVGKTTTTINLAASLAALEFQTLIVDADPQANSTSGLGYNPKEIENSIYECMVEGVRPQDAIIQTDFPNLDLLPSHIDLVGAEIEMINLQNREDKMKEALGSLRDEYDFIIIDCSPSLGLITINSLTAADSVIIPVQCEYFALEGLGKLLNTIKIIQSRLNTHLAIEGILLTMYDLRVRLSNQVVSEVTSHFQQMVFNTIIPRNIRLSESPSFGVPALAQDADSKGAVSYLNLAREILIKNGMMPQEA; translated from the coding sequence ATGGGTAAAGTCATTGCTATCGCCAACCAAAAGGGGGGCGTCGGTAAAACTACAACAACGATAAATCTGGCCGCCAGTTTGGCCGCCCTCGAATTTCAGACGCTCATTGTTGATGCAGATCCTCAGGCGAACTCCACGTCGGGACTGGGATACAATCCGAAGGAAATCGAAAACAGTATTTACGAATGCATGGTCGAAGGTGTTCGGCCGCAGGATGCTATTATCCAGACGGACTTCCCGAACCTGGACCTGCTGCCTTCCCACATCGACCTCGTAGGTGCTGAAATCGAAATGATTAACCTCCAGAATCGGGAGGATAAGATGAAAGAAGCACTCGGTAGCCTGCGCGATGAGTACGACTTCATTATCATTGACTGTTCGCCTTCGCTCGGATTGATCACCATCAACAGTTTAACGGCTGCTGACTCGGTTATTATTCCGGTTCAGTGCGAATATTTTGCACTCGAAGGATTGGGCAAATTACTGAACACGATCAAAATCATCCAGTCGCGGTTAAATACGCATCTGGCCATTGAAGGCATTCTGCTGACCATGTATGATTTGCGGGTTCGGTTGTCGAATCAGGTGGTAAGTGAAGTAACAAGTCACTTCCAGCAAATGGTGTTCAACACCATCATTCCGCGAAATATTCGGCTAAGCGAATCACCCAGTTTTGGGGTTCCGGCCCTGGCTCAGGATGCCGACAGTAAAGGAGCAGTCAGTTATTTAAATCTGGCTCGTGAGATTTTGATTAAAAATGGCATGATGCCACAAGAAGCTTAA
- a CDS encoding DUF2911 domain-containing protein, with amino-acid sequence MKTNRFLVLSAATLLTVSSINTTFAQLKIPAASPSQTTKQSFALGEITLEYSRPATKGRAIFGDLVPFDKVWRTGANATTKITFSNDVKVGGKEVKAGTYGLFTIPGKSSWQVMLSKDLNLGANVADYKVANEVARVEVKPTTLPFKVETFTINIADILPSSATLEIMWDKTRVAVPLTADIDQTITQNIKASMASEKPAYFEAASYYYETNRDLPQALAWVTKATEQNPNAFWIMLLKARIELKMNEKKNAIASAQKTVELATAAKNGDYVKMANDLIASAQK; translated from the coding sequence ATGAAAACCAACCGTTTTTTAGTTCTTTCAGCCGCTACTCTGCTGACCGTAAGCTCCATTAACACCACTTTCGCCCAGTTAAAAATCCCAGCGGCCAGCCCCTCGCAAACGACCAAACAGAGCTTTGCCCTCGGTGAAATCACCCTTGAGTACTCAAGACCTGCTACCAAAGGACGGGCCATTTTCGGCGATCTGGTTCCTTTCGACAAAGTATGGCGGACGGGAGCCAATGCAACCACCAAAATCACGTTTTCGAACGACGTAAAAGTGGGAGGGAAAGAGGTCAAAGCCGGTACATACGGTTTATTCACGATTCCCGGTAAGTCGAGCTGGCAGGTGATGCTATCGAAAGATTTGAACCTAGGGGCCAACGTTGCCGATTATAAAGTAGCCAATGAGGTGGCACGGGTTGAAGTAAAACCGACAACCTTGCCGTTCAAAGTAGAGACGTTTACAATCAATATCGCCGATATTCTACCCAGCTCGGCAACGCTGGAAATCATGTGGGATAAAACTCGCGTGGCCGTACCCCTCACTGCCGACATCGACCAAACGATTACTCAAAATATAAAGGCGTCGATGGCCTCTGAAAAACCCGCGTATTTTGAAGCAGCCAGTTACTATTATGAAACCAACCGGGACTTGCCTCAGGCGTTGGCCTGGGTTACCAAAGCAACGGAGCAAAATCCGAACGCATTCTGGATCATGCTGCTGAAAGCCCGCATCGAGTTAAAAATGAACGAGAAGAAAAACGCTATTGCCAGCGCCCAGAAGACGGTTGAATTGGCCACTGCTGCTAAAAATGGCGACTATGTTAAAATGGCAAACGACCTGATTGCCAGCGCCCAGAAATAA
- a CDS encoding DUF5683 domain-containing protein — MNSLSTSCIAALLVVLTAGALFAQSPAIKPAPTPAPTDSTRQLRSASDSIPTTIRRNGIRVGTSILTPENDSTSLDRPDTVRLTAKQEREIHKIVPRKATMRALVPILALGQAYNRQYYKMPFVYAGYAVMGYLFVKYRGLAQEAATGYRRLLFGDVVAGAYNIGLDTGIYPSNLTGDPTLVSAEYVKPEYVIIGPYQYRTATNAKNAYDTYRRYRDLNVLLSVALYAVSIVEANVAAHLKTFDLSDDISMNVEPSVLPTPGIGLVPGVRVAFTFK, encoded by the coding sequence ATGAATTCATTATCAACTTCATGCATTGCTGCACTGTTAGTCGTTTTAACAGCTGGCGCGCTCTTTGCCCAAAGCCCAGCTATTAAACCCGCTCCCACACCGGCCCCAACGGATTCGACCCGACAGCTCCGCTCAGCCTCCGACTCCATACCAACGACCATACGCCGAAATGGTATTCGTGTGGGCACCTCCATCCTGACTCCCGAAAACGATTCAACGTCACTGGATCGCCCCGATACTGTTCGGCTAACGGCAAAGCAGGAGCGTGAGATCCACAAAATTGTGCCCCGTAAAGCAACCATGCGGGCACTTGTTCCCATTCTGGCACTGGGACAAGCCTACAATCGGCAATACTATAAAATGCCCTTTGTATACGCGGGTTACGCCGTTATGGGGTATCTGTTCGTCAAATACCGTGGCCTGGCTCAGGAAGCGGCAACCGGCTATCGTCGACTCCTGTTCGGCGATGTGGTAGCTGGTGCCTATAACATTGGGCTTGACACTGGCATTTATCCCTCCAATCTGACTGGCGATCCTACCCTTGTAAGTGCTGAATACGTCAAACCAGAGTATGTCATTATTGGTCCGTATCAATACCGTACGGCAACAAATGCCAAAAATGCCTACGATACGTATCGGCGCTACAGAGACCTAAATGTTTTATTATCGGTGGCACTTTATGCGGTTTCAATTGTTGAAGCCAATGTAGCGGCCCACTTAAAAACCTTTGATTTATCCGACGACATTTCCATGAACGTCGAACCCAGTGTGCTACCTACCCCCGGTATTGGCTTAGTCCCCGGTGTTCGGGTAGCGTTTACGTTTAAATGA
- a CDS encoding alkaline phosphatase family protein, whose translation MVNRSGIIYSLGVLLALLLAGSCRRNVSSSDEAEAYQKLAATRVKLPNGWALTPPGRSLKLDDLPLNLVVSPSKKYLAVTNNGQSTQSITLIDAQTEQIIDTAKVGKAYLGLAFSDDEKWIYASGGNDNKILVYKLNNGDLQADEPISLGKPWPVKISPAGLCVDAAKNRLYVVTKEDSSLYIVDTKARKTVQKLNLGAAAYTCLLSPDKTELFVSVWGGAKVLVINTATQAVTAEIATNKNPNDLLLTRDGKYLFVANGNDNTVALLDVAKRQVIETLTASLFPNAPVGTTPNGLALSDDENTLYIANADNNCLAVFDVTRKGHSQSSGFIPTGWYPTAVKVIGSKIFVTNGKGFSSQANPRGPNPVRTRTPQQVGPNPQANPGPVQYIAGLFKGTLSIIDRPDAGLLSAYSRLVYANTPYTKRKELQAEGEPGNPIPMRVGDKSPIKYVFYVIKENRTYDQILGDMAEGNGDASLCLFPQKVTPNQHALAKEFVLLDNFYVDAEVSADGHNWSSAAYANDYVEKNWVTSYGGRGGTYDYEGQKEIAYPRDGFIWNHCERAGISYRSYGWFTDEKPKDKVLQGHYCPDFKGFDLGYLDIKREEAWENEFDKLVATGNLPRLSTIRMGNDHTSGARVGLPTPDAAVADNDLAVGRLVEHLSKSPIWNESVVFILEDDAQNGPDHVDAHRSIAFVAGGFVKRGFVDHTMYSTSGMLRTIELILGLKPMSQYDAAATPMWRCFSKKVDATPFKSREAGIDLNEKNVAVNYNSKRSQQFNLTHPDDIDDLIFSEIVWQTVRGPKSVMPAPRRGAFVRLGKGMDGDEEEGDDDD comes from the coding sequence ATGGTTAATCGTTCTGGTATTATTTACAGTCTCGGTGTGCTGCTGGCTCTCCTGCTGGCTGGTAGCTGCCGACGAAATGTTTCGTCCTCAGACGAGGCCGAAGCCTACCAAAAACTAGCGGCTACGCGGGTGAAGCTGCCCAATGGCTGGGCGTTGACCCCACCGGGTCGCAGCCTCAAACTCGACGATCTGCCGCTTAACCTGGTTGTATCGCCATCGAAGAAATACCTGGCCGTTACCAACAATGGGCAGAGTACGCAGAGTATTACCCTGATCGATGCCCAAACCGAGCAAATTATCGATACCGCTAAAGTCGGGAAAGCCTACCTCGGACTGGCCTTCAGCGATGATGAAAAATGGATCTATGCATCGGGTGGGAATGACAATAAAATTCTGGTGTATAAACTCAACAACGGCGATCTGCAAGCCGATGAACCGATCAGTTTGGGCAAGCCGTGGCCGGTGAAAATTTCTCCGGCAGGACTGTGTGTCGATGCCGCTAAAAACCGGCTGTACGTTGTCACGAAAGAGGATAGCTCACTCTATATTGTCGATACAAAAGCCCGGAAAACCGTTCAGAAATTGAATCTGGGAGCGGCTGCGTACACCTGCCTGCTCTCGCCCGATAAAACGGAACTGTTTGTGTCAGTATGGGGAGGGGCAAAAGTGCTGGTTATTAACACCGCCACCCAGGCCGTAACCGCTGAGATCGCGACCAACAAAAATCCGAACGACCTGTTGCTGACCCGCGATGGGAAGTACTTGTTTGTGGCCAATGGGAACGATAACACTGTCGCCCTGCTTGATGTGGCAAAACGGCAGGTCATCGAAACCCTCACTGCATCGCTTTTTCCCAATGCACCCGTAGGCACTACGCCGAACGGACTCGCCCTGAGCGACGACGAAAATACCTTGTACATTGCCAATGCGGATAATAACTGTCTGGCAGTTTTCGATGTAACCCGAAAAGGGCACAGCCAGTCCAGCGGATTTATTCCAACGGGCTGGTATCCGACGGCCGTTAAAGTAATTGGGTCAAAAATCTTTGTAACCAACGGGAAAGGGTTTTCATCGCAGGCGAACCCGCGTGGGCCAAACCCCGTTCGTACGCGAACTCCACAGCAGGTGGGCCCTAATCCACAGGCCAATCCGGGACCGGTGCAGTACATCGCTGGGCTATTCAAGGGAACCCTTTCCATCATCGACAGGCCCGATGCGGGGCTGCTATCGGCTTACTCGCGACTGGTGTATGCCAATACGCCCTATACCAAACGGAAAGAGCTTCAGGCCGAAGGCGAACCCGGCAACCCGATTCCGATGCGGGTAGGCGACAAATCTCCGATCAAATATGTGTTTTATGTCATCAAGGAAAATCGGACCTACGACCAGATTCTGGGTGATATGGCGGAAGGAAACGGCGACGCCAGTCTGTGCCTGTTCCCGCAGAAAGTAACTCCAAACCAACATGCCCTGGCGAAAGAGTTTGTGCTGCTTGATAATTTCTACGTCGATGCTGAGGTCAGTGCCGATGGACATAACTGGTCGTCCGCAGCGTATGCGAACGATTACGTCGAAAAAAACTGGGTGACGAGCTATGGCGGTAGGGGCGGTACTTACGATTACGAAGGACAGAAAGAAATTGCCTACCCGCGCGACGGCTTCATCTGGAATCACTGCGAGCGGGCCGGAATTTCGTACCGAAGCTACGGCTGGTTTACCGATGAAAAACCGAAAGATAAGGTATTGCAGGGACATTACTGCCCCGATTTTAAAGGGTTCGACCTGGGATATCTGGACATAAAACGGGAAGAGGCCTGGGAGAACGAGTTCGATAAGCTGGTGGCAACTGGCAACCTTCCCCGGCTGAGCACCATTCGTATGGGTAACGATCATACGTCGGGGGCTCGCGTCGGATTACCCACGCCCGATGCCGCTGTAGCCGACAACGATCTGGCCGTTGGTCGACTGGTGGAGCATCTCTCGAAAAGCCCCATCTGGAATGAATCGGTTGTTTTTATCCTGGAAGATGACGCACAGAATGGTCCTGATCACGTAGATGCCCACCGATCCATTGCGTTCGTGGCTGGAGGGTTTGTTAAACGAGGGTTTGTCGACCATACCATGTATTCGACCTCGGGGATGCTACGAACTATCGAACTGATTTTAGGCCTGAAACCCATGAGTCAGTACGATGCGGCAGCTACACCCATGTGGCGGTGCTTCTCGAAAAAAGTGGATGCTACACCCTTCAAATCACGCGAAGCGGGCATCGATCTGAACGAGAAAAACGTAGCGGTTAATTACAACTCGAAGCGGTCTCAGCAATTCAACCTGACCCATCCCGACGATATCGACGATCTCATCTTCAGCGAAATTGTCTGGCAAACAGTCCGTGGACCGAAGAGTGTCATGCCTGCTCCTCGTCGTGGGGCATTCGTTCGCCTGGGCAAAGGCATGGATGGCGACGAGGAAGAAGGCGATGATGACGATTAA